The sequence tatatataatatatataatatatatttatatgtaaattcaatattttattatttattataattaaagaaaataaaaatattatatagtaagaaaatattactatataataatttaaatacatttatatatatatatatatatatttgtatatatactAACATATTTCAattcatatgtattataaaacCATATTAGAAAAAAGAATTGTCAATTGTAAATTGTCTtacaattttatatgtatatttataaacattAAAAACACAATcagaaattatttaattttagatataatccttttttttttttttttttttcaagctttcttatatttaaaagtttAGGTCTAAActttacaattatatataatatgtatataacaaccatgtatatatgtgtactatacagattataaatattcataaacttatgtttataatatatcacgtttaataaaagaattatactTGAAGAACTATTTGTATTTCAAAGatataatgaattaaaaagaaaaagcaatattttatatgtcccttttatatttcaatatatatatatatatatatatatatatatttatttatttatttatttttcgtgctttaattttgttttttttatgttataattCATATGACAATATTccaagaaaataataatattaataaataataaaaagaaaaaaaaaattaatagtaataataaaatacatagtAACGTAACCTTTataaaacatacatataataatataaacatggATAATATGGATGAAgagaataattttaattttcctGAAAGCAGTGAAGTAAACTATAACGAAGAATTCGCACAAATAAAAGTAGGACAACTTATTTCGGAAAAATACTTGGctgattttataaataaagatatattttttataggtgaaattatgaatatagaAGGAAATGTAATCAACGTTAAATCAGTAAATGGTAAAATAATtcaagaaataaaagaattgaataaattataaatatatcaatatggatatatatattatatatatatatatatatacatatattttttttttttttttttctgaacATGTTCatgtcttttttttcttttttttaatttttatctttttaccTGCACATATTCAtgtaacttttttttttttttttttttttttttttcatttccagGTAATTATGTCGAttgtatattaaaagataataacTTTAATACGGATTCAAAGTATATTGGAATAAAAGGTATCGTATCAGatgatttaaaaattatagaaaCGAGGGGTATTGTATTATTACAAGATATCAACTTTGAAATTgttaatgattatataaatatttctatGGAAAATAAAGATTCGGATGTTTTCATACcatcatattaaatatatctaaatgtagatataaaataaaaggaataaaataaaattcattataattaaatagaatatttttttatatatttgtatgcatatatcttttatttcttatttatttcttatttatttcttatttatttctaatttttttttttttttttttttcatgttatCTTATTTTTGAAacaataagaaaaatataaatattaaaattgaaattatatatatatatatatatatatatatattttacgcaaagttttttcaaaaaaatgtGTCTATTTTTAcattgtttttcttttttcgttttttgaaatacatttaaaaaaaaataatattttatatatttaaaaaattaaaaaatattatataattttaattcagtattataaatatataacaatattttattattacaccatttataacatataggtagaaaaataaaaaaaaagttcctatatatatatatatatatatatatatatatatatatcttacaaatttatattagtCTTAAAAGGGTAGGTACATATCTTCAGTCACTAAATTAATCCATACtgcaaaaataaaaaatgaaatcgTAATATgacaaatgtatatatatatatatatatatatatatataataaaataaataagtatgataatttttttcttttttcatttaaacaTACCATGGTGGTAATAAGCCGAATTGACATTTCTCATCAAGCCCAGAAATACAAACTCCTTTccatttacatttatatttatttcttgtTGTGTTACTAtaaaatttagaaaaaaaaaaaaaaaattataaattacattaaaataataataacgtATGAAGcctttcataatatttagaTTGGTAGATACGTATAAAacacttttcttttttttttttattattaaaattttacaTAGTTTTAAAGCAAAAAGATGATTTAACAAATTGTGTAAAAATAGATAAAAGGATATATGGGCTACTCCATATCCATATCCTTTAGATAATACATGTCCGCCACTTGAGACATATCCAATGATTTGCTTAgatgataaaataatttctGCTTCATTTTTTTGACTATTGTtagattttttattttcttcttttgatTGGTCTGTTGataatttttgtaaatttctaattttattctttttcattattttatttttatatttatgaattatggattctttaattttttcaatatctTCGTTTTTCTTGTGTTTGTTGTTAATTCGTTTGTGTATGACCCACTCAAGCAATTTTTTGGTATCAGCATGttctacaaaaaataaaaatataacacaataaaaatataattcgcTACAGATATACAATGCATAAACGGTTCACATTTTTGGTGAATCATGCTTTGTTacaatatgatatatatatatatatatatatatatgtatgtaggattaatatattcatccTATATCATATTCAATAACTTACTTATAAAAAACTTGATGACTTGCTTCAATGTCAATGAACATATATGAGTTAACCTCTTAGGggtactttttttatatgattggACATAAacagatataaaatatgttgagaaaattaaaaatttagatTTAAAATGTTCTATGAAAATATCAAAATCTTTGaatgtatttatttgtgAAATACGTTTTAAAGATATGGTGAGAAATCCTTGTATAAATGTTTTTATCATGAATTGATTATATGGATCTGATTgtcttataattttaatatgattattataaggATAAATACATATCCAAGAATAATTAAAAGGATTATTAATACctatacaataataattaacTCTTTTGTTTATTGGtttttgaaaatatgaatttgTAGATATATCTTCTCTTAATTTGTTATATGAAATACCTCCAGATGTATCTGGGAAATCTTTAGGATATGTCAAAAAATTACAAcactttaatattttttctctttctttTAAACCTATTGCTATAGATCCATTACGTATTAATAAATGGAAAAGAGtggaacatttttttttagctggacatacaataaaatatctttgatttttattattcgttttattaataattaatataggTACTTTAGTATACTTTTTACAATTATTTGAAatgttttcttttgttttctttAATTCGGACGAAATAATATTAGACTCAAATTGTTTATAATTCTTTGGTTTATTTCTATGATTATCTTCTAAAtaatcttttaaataattttctatggtttttttatcatacgttatatttaaatttttgtttttcatgGTTTCATATATGTCACCATATTTTTCtgacattttatttttttcgttGTTCCcgttatgtttatatatttcaatatgATCTTTTAAAGTTTCACagttatttaaattattaatattattatttttattattattattttttatgtctttcactatatttatacattttcttttttcctttatagCCTCGTATGTatcaatatttttgttatgttCCATCATTTTCAGAATAGACAATTTaacttttttcttcttactACTCCTGAcatgttcatatttattaacctttatatgtttaattacattttgtttaattttttcattcataAGTATGTTATTATCAAAAGGAGAAAAGTCTTTTTCTCGTAAGACTCTGTTTCCGTTTTTTTCTTGTAGATAATCAAATGAATTCTCAAAAAAGTTTtgagatttttttttttttattacattaatattatctcgacaattattattatgaatattctttttattgttgttacttttgtctatatattttcttctattCCTATTTATATCCCTATGTtgacataaatatttttccttaTAATTCTTTTGTATATCCTTTTCATTAACCTTATAATTTAGCAAAAATGGCCCTATTGATTTTGGTAATACAGTATATAGTGGTATTACAAAATCGTAAGGAATGGTtacattttcatatttaaaatgaTACCTATCATGTTTCTCTTGATGaacatattttgtttttacttttaaaatatttattaacagATCAAAACTTTTCGGACCAATTAATTCGTACATACAcatatcttttatatgttttatatgaacagaagaatttatatttttaaaattttctatAACATCTTTTAAACAACTTGGATGTATAAATATCCATATATCTCTATTTATATCATCGTTTAAtaagttcttttttttgttttcttctttttttaactCAATACCAAGTTTATCTATATTAACATTCGTATGGTCGTTTGTATAGGTTTGGTGAATTGCGGTTAggtgattatttttatcgaCAACttgtatatcatttttatattgatcattatttacattatttacattatttacattatttaccatacttatattattatcaacattgtttatattatttatattatcctcTTTATTGTAGTCTTTTATTTCCTTGTGTTGCTTTTTTCTGGGTTCTTTGACTTTCTTATTTTCCTTTAATTTGGAACGCCATAAAAAGTAGGCAGGACATATGAGTTGCCCTTTAGAGTTGAAAAAGTCATCATCAGAATGGGgatgattattattgttattatgaGTTTGGTTCGTATTAATATTATGCTCCTTTTcgttatttaatttatgttcatttatatttttataaataaataattttccaAGAAGTATACCATTAATAAACTTACTAGTTAACATATTAGACTGCTCAATatttgtacatttttttaatgtatgtATTAAATGATTTTCGTGTCCTGACAATTGTATTATTTCTACATAGGACATATCATGTATTAATGATTTCCTTTTACTAAATCTAAATATTCTTCTACTAatttttgaataattttttaaagctAGTTTATATCCATAAATACTAATCATTTTAAATCTTTTAGAATGATATGTATGTGTTTCAagccaatttttttttttacttctcATAATaaactttttataaaaataaccaTACGTCATAAGatttggtttttttttttttttctttttcttttttttttttattttgggTTCAGATATTAACATTTCATCTAATGCAGTTTTTTTACAAATCAATGGAACTCTATAAGGGTTATAGGACATAcatcttcttcttctatttttatgtattcttTGAAAacatcttttaaaaatattcctCTTTCTTAATTCTCTACCAAATAAGCACAGATCTTTATCTTTCAAATGAAAGAAAGATGATGTCCACGGAATTGATTCTAggttaaaaaagaaatgagcATCTGCAtcgttattatttatttcataaataGATCTATACAtgccttttttttcttttaaattttttccGTTCTTCTtaatcattattttatttctaattCTAACTTGGCATTTATCATGGCTGTAATTTTTGttctcttcatttttatggtTCATATTACTATCCttattaatcatattatatctttattattcatctaaaatttgtatttctttatattaataaagcgTGTGCCCTAAGCCATGATacatactatatatatatatatatattatatatatgtttcagttgatttaaaaatatttaactatatttattttataacatataaatatattatatatatatatatatatatatatatattttatattgggGGGGAATTATAAAGTTATAATTCAATATTaaggaaacaaaaaaaaaaaaaaaaaaaaaaaaaaaaaaaaaacagtgAGAAACATACAAACAAACGTtcaatatgataaaatatacatattacatattataatttaaaataaataaatatatttatgaacatTATGGTtacaacatatttataaatgaaaaaaacaaaagaatcATCCTTTTttctatcattttttaaaactacaaaaattaatatattatattatcttttctataaaaaaagaaaatctagagtttcttttcttttttttgcccttttatatgtgaatatattattatataaatacatatattttttattttaatatttttttttgagaacatctattataaatattattattactatccatatatatattatatatatatatatatgaaatataagtatattaaaatatatattcccaATTTTGTATACACAAAATAAGTTGCTTtgaattaaaatttaaaaataaataaataataataaaaaaattattttattattaattaaacaagaaaaataaaaataaaataaaataaaataataaaataaaataaaataaataataaaggaaGAATGGATTAAGAGAAAAAGCTGTTGTTATATTGATGTTAAAATTCTAAAAGTTTACAAGAAACCATTTTTCTgtttcttatattatttatagcaACActgaaataatatagaatGAAAAGTTAAACAACATATgggataatgaaaaaaaaaaaaaaaaaaaaaaaaaaaaatagaaatagaaatattaaaaaaaaggtattttattgttttattatattatcattattattttatttattactttatttattattttattttttattttttattttttatttatttatttatttttttttttttttggagtTACATAAAATGTACGTCAGTATAATACGcttcattaaaaataaagctcctttacaaaaaaaaaaaaaagataaaataatttttgttttagaAAAAGAAgggtttttttttctatcacTTCTAACTATATATGTAACATCactaattaatttattaaaagatatatttatttttatttttcatttttcatttttcatttttcatttgatTTATACTTGTTCTTCTTGTTTGGGGGTATGGACAGCTAGCCAtgtgataattttttttagaacTCTTTCATTTCCAGGTTCCATAGGTAGAAGGTGGTCCATGTCATCTAAggtatataattcttttttaagaCACTTAAGTTTGTTGTAAAATTTTAATGTACCTCCATAAAAGCATACACTATCTTTTTTTGAGTGAGCAAAAAGTATAGGTGTATTTTCAGGAATGTAAtccatatcattatttaggTTATTTATAGCATTTAATAACTCATAACCTAATCTACATGTTACatgttttttaaatttgAATTTATCAAATTCCATAATATCATTCATATGTGGAAACATATTAAAACGTAAACCAGGAGTAAGACGTAAACTTGGAAAAAAGCTTCCTAAGAATTTAGCTAATGgaatatagaaatatttatatgatggTTTCGTTGCTAACTCATCTATAGATATCATACCAGCTAATGGTATACATCctcttatatttaatttattattattatcttttgatTTTCCTAATATTTGTAAAGTTCTTAAAACAACATTACCCCCCATAGATAATcccataatataaaatggtaatatattattattattatttatattatcatgaaGGGAtgaattattatcttttttattttttaaacataacATATCATGTattctattaatatattgtataaaatCATATACTATATCATCAAATTGTCTTATATGGGTTCTTAAACCTTTCCATCCTTCTGACTGTCCATGACTTTGTAAATCTATTCCATAAAATGAAtatccatttttattaaactcCTCAATCCaactatttttatatatataataattatcaccatcttttaatattgccttattattatttactacCTCGACATTATGTCTTAAATATTCTAAACGTACATGAGAATTCATACCATGACATGCTATTATAACACCTACTGGATTTTTAACCGTCCATGCATAAGTTTTTAAAGATAACCCATCCTTATTATGAAAAGAATCCAATTTGGGATTCCCATCTAATCGACTACTGCTCGAACCTGTGGAGCTCTTCCTCGATATCTTCCCTCCACCCTGGCTCTTCatcagatatatatatataaatatatattttgaaatgtGACGAAAGAAAATGGGAATAtggaaatatatgaaaatataaaaatgtaaaacaagtgcaattataaatataaataataaaaaatatatatatatatatatatatatatatatattatatcatttggTTTGCTAATGTAACAGAGCTATCACACCTTTAATAACCCAATCACTTTTTCGgttattacaaaatatttataaataaaacaaaagacAACTCATAAATTAAAcaattaaataaatgtatataaaaaaacaggACAAATAAAATGTGgtgtcaaaaaaaaaaaaaaaaaaaaaaaaaaaatataatatatatatatatatatatttatttatttatttatttatatttatattcatctgATAAGAAACAATTATTTCCAaaattctttaatatttataataaatataatataacttattaaataacatatatatattatatattatatatatatgaatattttgttGTAAATCTTAAATTTgacattataaaattattatattttatgtacaaACATGGAAAGTTTTTATTCCCTAaaatatcacatatatattatatatttgttaaaggtatataaatataaaaaagaatactatatatatatatatatatataaatttatcaatgtttttatatatgtaacaatgtattattattatatatatataatatatattcttctcATAAGTGATtacttaatataaataaaataggaaaagatatataatttatattaaatatatataatgtttttatttttatttgttaaaatgaaatattaaaaattaatattttcatcccATTATTTTTGTAACAATTAATAAAAGGTACACTTGAATATGcaccaaaaaataaaataaaaataaaataaaaataaaataaaataaaaataaataaatattacatatatatatacatacatataatataataccgAATGTTAAaccttttatttatatccataattttataacattcTTGAAATCTgaaacaataaatatattatttaaaaaaaaaaaaaaaatacaacttgtaaaaattataatatatattattatttatatatatatatatatatatatatataacaaatgaataatttagcatattcattaatattataggTATCCAtttagatataaaaaatatattatatttcttaagTTTTAACGTTTCAActgttaaataaataaaatataattttttcttttttaattttttaattttttttttttttacatgaatatttatataatatcaccACATTTCTGATGAGGtaaatatatgtgaatatatatatatatatatatatatatatatatatatatatacattttaatatgttctatatattacatacaaattattttttaaaatatagacCAATACTTTAAAAGTACAaaccttattttatttaaagtattaaaatttttataatatgtacaattataatatttatattatatttttaaagaataatttctttaagttctatgaaataataaatatatatataaataaatattatatgtctgtatattttaataattagcaaatttttattttgtatttttttttttttttttttttttttagatattaaattaatgttattataattacaaaagaaacaaaaaaaaaaaaaaaaaaaaaaaaaaaaaaaaatgcccCTAGGTGTATCATTAAgagaatatttatttattgtatcaACCTCCTTTTTATGTATGGCTATGGGTTCTTGTTGTGTTCATTTAATTATGAAACCTGAAATGAGAAAAGTTGATATTTCTAAGCATGTAGAACATAGAAATGAAGCCATAAAAGAAGTGCagaaagatataataaaaagtaaaacgTAGTTAAACATCTTCTGTGATATGttagaatattattttaatgtgAACATttaaaagttaaaaaaaaaaaaaaataaataaataaaataattaataataaacacatatttgtatatatatatatatatatatatatatatatatatatatataactttatgtattcttttttttttttttttgtaaataattatatatatatatatatatatatattatttttttttataatgctCCATGTAGggcaatataaaatataaaagaatgaTTACCTTAAAAAggagaaaaattaaataaacaaattaataagttaataaatgtatacatatattcattgttcatacatacacatatatatttatatatatattaaatcaatattatcatttggGTGATACTTATAcctatatgtaatatatttatgtacattatataaaataggaatttttttttttttttttttttttatatgtccGAATCAAATATTGATTTTAAATGAGAAGGTGCTACACGATATACCCATACATTCCCTTCTCTTCTATCCAATCGAGATGTTCTTTGTCTTGCTCTTTTTCTAGTAACTATCAATTCTCTTATATCTTCAATAATTTCTCTATTTAATGACCAATAAGAATGTCTCAATGTATGTACATTTGAACCTAACCAAGTAGTATCAATGACATCTACATCTAGCCAATCACGATTATCTTTATAACAATAAGTAGGTTCTATTCCAGTAAATACTAGTAATGTATTTCTGAACATAGGTGGCTgatgtaaaatattttgttttttatttttatttaaagaacAGTCATCTTCATCTACATCATCATCATTGTCATTGTCATTTATTTGTAATGAATTTTGATCATTAATATAAGTTTTGttttttacatattcttttccaaaaaaaaagtgaacAAGGGTTCTTAACTTTTCTGCTATTTTGATTTTGaatttgaattttttatttttttttttgttatttgtaATTTCTAAATTTTCGCAatcaaaaaatgatgatataatattatgatctATGTTGTAATCTATTTTATCATCTGTATTCTTTTGTATgttcatattctttttattaggaatttttttgttattttccaTAGAAATAGAATAATAATCTAATTGGTTActatcaaataaataatttacacCTCGtccattatattttttagaaaTATCTTCTTTACTTATATTTAAATCAAACACATTTTTTCCTAAGGATTTAGTACCACTAAAAATTTCTGCCCATTTTAAAGCTTTATCATTAGAATCACAATATATTGAAATCACTGTACAAAATGAgcgaagaaatatatattctttatttacGAAATCGCTTAAATAATACTCAGGGTTCATCATAGTTAGGGTTATTAGcttcattttgttttgatacttttcatctttttccttttcttcaaTCGTCGAAAATAATTCGCTACTTACGATATCATGAAAGGCTAGTAGGAACATCCTTGTTCCCATGCTGTGTGTGATAATATGTATTTGTCTTATGCCTGTAATCAATATTaaaggataatataaattgatATTAATAACGATAAGTAAATGAAAGGATAACGTTGGGTTATtgctttatattattatatatatccccATAAACTACACCATAAAACatgcataaatataaataaataaatataaatatatataaatataaatatatataaatatatatatatatatatatattttttttttttttttttttttttttttttttttctgttacCATTATTTCGTAGTGTATCCAGAAACGATTTGAAGGCATGGTGCACCTTCTTATTTTGGGAGTTGTCCTTTGCTATAAAAAATTCCAGAAGATTTTTTCCAGAAGGccaattaaataaaaagagtTTTATGTAATTAGGAAAATTACCAAAAGAAGCCATTTGACCTAAAATTTGTAGAGCTTCTAAATGACTTGTATTATATCCATGTATAAAAATGACTGCTTCTAAGCATCCAGCTAATTCACATTTTACCCACCCATCTAAACTTAATTCTTTAATATCATCTATCCATgagtatatatgtttatcattatatttattatgattaaatgtattgtatgtattttttcgtttttttataattttaatttttacttCATTATCTTCAAAATTGTCTTTTGTATTTCTACTTGCTAAaaagttataattttttttattaatataaccaGTGATATATAATCCTCTTTCAGCATCTATTGATATATGTAAATCtgtgttatatattataccaaAGTTTGGCATGTGAGGACAtaaattttgtaatattacATTCATACACTTAGTTTGATATACATTTGTTATCGTATCAGAAAACAATAATCTtctacctttttttttcctttttaattttggTAATGTTCCTGATAAAGCTTTTGGTAAAAATGCCCTCCTTCGTctattatttcttattttgtatattttattaaaatgaaaatatttattatacttATTCTTAatcttattcttattatgattactaccatcattattgtcatcactattgtcattattattatcatcactattgtcattattattatcatcgcTATTATGATAACTTTTcatgtttatattatcatggcttttttttttctttttcgtttttttctttcttcttttaaaaCCTCTAAATCTTTTAAAATCTAAAATATTGTTCGTCATACTATATCCTATatgtttctttattttccGTTTATCATCCGTTAATTGatgattatcattattgttatcatgtatatattcatttccCAACTTGTTATATATACGAAAAGATCCTTCATCCtcttctttttcataattattgtCATCTTTGTTTTGTTCCATTTCATTCCTTTTATTGTttataccttttttttttttttttttcttttttttttttattcttcttcttctataCTGATCTTCCTCATAAGAACTCCTCaataaattcatattattatcaacatcctttttttttgatacatCAGATTCATTTAAATGTgcattttcctttttcttccCAGTGTTTAATATTTCcttctttttattcttacTAGATATTTTACtcttaataatattgtataacttttttttgGACGAATTCCCATGTTTATCCTTACGGTCCTCCTCGTCATCATCTACATTCATCTGTCCTgtagttttttcttttgaataCTTTATCACCTTAGGTTTTGAAAATAATCCTTCTTTATGAACATAcatttttgctttttttttttttggattttttcctttaatatttttatgacaTGTTTCACTTTGCTGCGGATTAAAACTgctttgtttatataataatccgTGTTCTTTTACTtgttctatttttattaattcctttttatttttcaatattGGGTTGAAGcaaatatcttttttattatcatttaatttgTTCGTGTTCTTAAAACTTCCATTTTTTGATACattaagaatatttttttttttttcaatttttttttttttaatattagatAGAGATGGTAAAGAATCATTTTTCAGAACGCAAATTTTGTTTTGATCACTGAACATTTTATTTGTAgttatttttgttaaattGATTTCACCGATGTcctcctttttattataattatttgtgtCATGATTCAAAcaaatagatatat is a genomic window of Plasmodium falciparum 3D7 genome assembly, chromosome: 7 containing:
- a CDS encoding ribonucleases P/MRP protein subunit POP1, putative translates to MINKDSNMNHKNEENKNYSHDKCQVRIRNKIMIKKNGKNLKEKKGMYRSIYEINNNDADAHFFFNLESIPWTSSFFHLKDKDLCLFGRELRKRNIFKRCFQRIHKNRRRRCMSYNPYRVPLICKKTALDEMLISEPKIKKKKKKKKKKKPNLMTYGYFYKKFIMRSKKKNWLETHTYHSKRFKMISIYGYKLALKNYSKISRRIFRFSKRKSLIHDMSYVEIIQLSGHENHLIHTLKKCTNIEQSNMLTSKFINGILLGKLFIYKNINEHKLNNEKEHNINTNQTHNNNNNHPHSDDDFFNSKGQLICPAYFLWRSKLKENKKVKEPRKKQHKEIKDYNKEDNINNINNVDNNISMVNNVNNVNNVNNDQYKNDIQVVDKNNHLTAIHQTYTNDHTNVNIDKLGIELKKEENKKKNLLNDDINRDIWIFIHPSCLKDVIENFKNINSSVHIKHIKDMCMYELIGPKSFDLLINILKVKTKYVHQEKHDRYHFKYENVTIPYDFVIPLYTVLPKSIGPFLLNYKVNEKDIQKNYKEKYLCQHRDINRNRRKYIDKSNNNKKNIHNNNCRDNINVIKKKKSQNFFENSFDYLQEKNGNRVLREKDFSPFDNNILMNEKIKQNVIKHIKVNKYEHVRSSKKKKVKLSILKMMEHNKNIDTYEAIKEKRKCINIVKDIKNNNNKNNNINNLNNCETLKDHIEIYKHNGNNEKNKMSEKYGDIYETMKNKNLNITYDKKTIENYLKDYLEDNHRNKPKNYKQFESNIISSELKKTKENISNNCKKYTKVPILIINKTNNKNQRYFIVCPAKKKCSTLFHLLIRNGSIAIGLKEREKILKCCNFLTYPKDFPDTSGGISYNKLREDISTNSYFQKPINKRVNYYCIGINNPFNYSWICIYPYNNHIKIIRQSDPYNQFMIKTFIQGFLTISLKRISQINTFKDFDIFIEHFKSKFLIFSTYFISVYVQSYKKSTPKRLTHICSLTLKQVIKFFIKHADTKKLLEWVIHKRINNKHKKNEDIEKIKESIIHKYKNKIMKKNKIRNLQKLSTDQSKEENKKSNNSQKNEAEIILSSKQIIGYVSSGGHVLSKGYGYGVAHISFYLFLHNLLNHLFALKLLTQQEININVNGKEFVFLGLMRNVNSAYYHHVWINLVTEDMYLPF
- a CDS encoding prodrug activation and resistance esterase; protein product: MKSQGGGKISRKSSTGSSSSRLDGNPKLDSFHNKDGLSLKTYAWTVKNPVGVIIACHGMNSHVRLEYLRHNVEVVNNNKAILKDGDNYYIYKNSWIEEFNKNGYSFYGIDLQSHGQSEGWKGLRTHIRQFDDIVYDFIQYINRIHDMLCLKNKKDNNSSLHDNINNNNNILPFYIMGLSMGGNVVLRTLQILGKSKDNNNKLNIRGCIPLAGMISIDELATKPSYKYFYIPLAKFLGSFFPSLRLTPGLRFNMFPHMNDIMEFDKFKFKKHVTCRLGYELLNAINNLNNDMDYIPENTPILFAHSKKDSVCFYGGTLKFYNKLKCLKKELYTLDDMDHLLPMEPGNERVLKKIITWLAVHTPKQEEQV